The proteins below are encoded in one region of Ricinus communis isolate WT05 ecotype wild-type chromosome 6, ASM1957865v1, whole genome shotgun sequence:
- the LOC8289854 gene encoding dnaJ homolog subfamily C member 4, whose product MSVLVNHYSVLGLASAAGPNLTDEEISKAFKRMALRLHPDKNPRNPNAHSNFQRLLTSYNILKNPISRKEFDHLLQVQHQRQNQAQSCHHQTCNKRQREDQQQSSMKRPRHPMGPRMPSEPPKKPAFTMTEFFMEFDRIRKLVAEGGVHKVAVNEGYNHIRL is encoded by the coding sequence ATGTCTGTGTTGGTGAATCATTATAGTGTATTAGGCCTAGCATCTGCTGCAGGCCCTAACCTGACAGATGAAGAAATCTCCAAGGCTTTTAAGAGGATGGCGTTGAGGTTGCATCCTGATAAGAACCCTCGTAATCCCAATGCCCATTCCAATTTCCAGAGACTCCTTACCTCCTATAATATTCTGAAGAATCCGATTTCCCGCAAAGAGtttgatcatcttcttcaagttCAGCATCAGCGTCAGAATCAGGCTCAGAGCTGTCATCATCAGACTTGCAACAAGCGACAGAGAGAGGACCAGCAGCAGTCTTCCATGAAGCGTCCGAGACACCCCATGGGACCACGCATGCCGTCTGAGCCACCAAAGAAGCCTGCTTTCACAATGACAGAGTTCTTTATGGAATTTGATCGCATTCGTAAATTAGTTGCCGAAGGTGGTGTTCACAAAGTGGCGGTTAACGAAG
- the LOC8266906 gene encoding dnaJ homolog subfamily C member 4 translates to MSVLANHYSVLGLASAAGPNLTDEEISKAFKRMALRLHPDKNPRNPNAHSNFQRLLTSYNILKNPISRKEFDHLLQVQHQRQNQAQSCHHQTCNKRQREEQQQSSMKRPRHPMGPRMPSEPPKKPAFTMTEFFMEFDRIRKLVAEGGVHKVAVNEGYNHIRL, encoded by the coding sequence ATGTCTGTGTTGGCGAATCATTATAGTGTGTTAGGCCTAGCATCTGCTGCAGGCCCTAACCTGACAGACGAAGAAATCTCCAAGGCTTTTAAGAGGATGGCGTTGAGGTTACATCCTGATAAGAACCCTCGTAATCCCAATGCCCATTCCAATTTCCAGAGACTCCTTACCTCCTATAATATTCTGAAGAATCCGATTTCCCGCAAAGAGtttgatcatcttcttcaagttCAGCATCAGCGTCAGAATCAGGCTCAGAGCTGTCATCATCAGACTTGCAACAAGCGACAGAGAGAGGAGCAGCAGCAGTCTTCCATGAAGCGTCCGAGACACCCCATGGGACCACGCATGCCGTCTGAGCCACCAAAGAAGCCTGCTTTCACAATGACAGAGTTCTTTATGGAATTTGATCGCATCCGTAAATTAGTTGCTGAAGGTGGTGTTCACAAAGTGGCGGTTAATGAAGGCTATAATCATATTAGACTTTAG
- the LOC125370304 gene encoding secreted RxLR effector protein 161-like encodes MFVVSLISRFMSNSTEMHMLAIKRCLRYLKGTVDYGILYKRGGTEELVGFIDSDYAGDLEGRKSTSGYVFFMNKSAVAWLSKKQPIVTLSTTEAEFIVAASCACQAVWMRRILKEIGYSQQGGTMIMCDNSSTIKLSKDPVMHSRSKHIDVRYFFLRDLNEDGVIKLVYCGTNNQIADVLTKPLKLGAFQSFREQLGVYRTPLLN; translated from the coding sequence ATGTTTGTGGTAAGTCTGATTTCTCGTTTCATGTCAAATTCAACTGAAATGCATATGTTAGCTATAAAGAGATGCTTGCGATACTTAAAAGGAACGGTTGATTATGGAATTCTGTATAAAAGAGGTGGAACAGAGGAGCTAGTTGGATTCATTGACAGTGATTACGCTGGAGATTtagaaggaagaaaaagtaCATCTGGCTATGTATTTTTCATGAATAAATCAGCAGTTGCTTGGTTATCTAAAAAGCAACCTATTGTCACTCTCTCTACAACAGAAGCCGAATTCATTGTTGCAGCTAGTTGTGCATGTCAAGCAGTATGGATGAGAAGAATACTGAAGGAGATAGGCTATTCACAGCAAGGAGGTACAATGATTATGTGTGATAATTCTTCTACTATCAAACTGTCCAAGGATCCAGTAATGCATAGCAGGAGCAAACACATTGATGTGAggtatttctttttaagagaTCTTAATGAAGATGGAGTTATTAAGTTGGTATACTGTGGAACGAACAATCAAATTGCAGATGTGCTGACTAAACCATTGAAGTTGGGAGCCTTTCAGTCATTTCGAGAACAACTTGGAGTTTACAGGACACCTCTGTTAAACTAA